A genomic segment from Bradyrhizobium sp. ISRA430 encodes:
- a CDS encoding methyl-accepting chemotaxis protein has translation MIGNLVPAPKIAKRLVSTARRRFRPALRTQIALLGIVSVLVTGATCIAGLDYLAKSQSDVSESANLRAHLTSLSEAFLESQQLALEFLRKRDEAMVARQAQGVKNALADLSQIEEQAASLPGGDPLRDVTFLRAGINLYATRFNNVVSAQRLLGLTENDGLQGKLREAVHQAETRLARFNEPHLTVLMLMMRRYEKDFMLRHEEKYRDELEKCVAEFEAALATSELPPESRVELKKLVASYRSSFLALVVSQQALDDQVDDLVQIYGRNRPLLLKAIAAADARAVSAEDHASRLRATLGWAIGLATLAIGFVAVLIGQKLAKLITRMSAAMRQLAAGQFDVTLPGLGRSDEIGDMAQAMEEFKVRSREKLQEELAVNQEQDRAAAKRRKAELGELASTFEYAVSGVIDTMSSASTELEASARELTDTAHVTREISDNVASASEEASANVQLVAAATEEMMASASEIGRQVEQSTEIAKGAVRQAEETDRRMKQLSAAAIKVGGVVDLIATIARQTNLLALNATIEAARAGGAGRGFAVVAVEVKSLATQTANATVEIGERIADIQAATLESVSAITDIGNSIGRISQIASAVAVAIDQQGAVTKDIAQNIQRAAAMSTAVAGNIRQVAQKASVTGASSSQVLTSANVLARTSLRLKVEADDFLAGIRS, from the coding sequence TTGATTGGAAATCTGGTGCCCGCCCCAAAAATAGCGAAACGACTCGTATCAACAGCTCGTCGCAGATTTCGACCGGCCCTGCGTACCCAGATCGCATTGCTGGGAATCGTGAGTGTGCTTGTCACAGGCGCGACTTGCATTGCCGGACTTGACTATCTCGCGAAGTCGCAGAGCGACGTAAGCGAGAGCGCCAATCTTCGCGCTCACCTCACATCTCTTTCCGAAGCCTTTCTTGAATCGCAACAGCTGGCTCTGGAGTTTCTGCGCAAGCGTGATGAAGCTATGGTCGCGCGACAAGCCCAGGGCGTCAAGAACGCGCTGGCGGACCTCAGCCAGATCGAGGAGCAGGCCGCTTCCTTGCCAGGAGGCGATCCCCTGAGAGACGTAACGTTCCTTCGCGCCGGGATCAACCTTTACGCGACTCGCTTTAACAACGTTGTCTCCGCGCAGCGGCTGCTTGGGCTTACGGAGAATGACGGGCTCCAAGGTAAGCTCCGCGAAGCCGTGCATCAGGCGGAAACGCGGCTTGCACGTTTCAACGAGCCACACCTGACGGTGTTGATGTTAATGATGCGACGGTACGAAAAGGATTTCATGCTGCGTCATGAGGAGAAGTATCGTGATGAGCTGGAAAAGTGCGTCGCCGAATTCGAGGCCGCGCTTGCTACCTCAGAGCTTCCTCCGGAATCCAGAGTGGAGTTGAAGAAGCTTGTTGCTTCTTATCGATCGAGCTTTTTGGCGTTAGTTGTATCGCAACAGGCGCTGGATGACCAAGTTGACGATCTCGTCCAAATCTACGGCCGGAATCGTCCTCTTCTGTTGAAGGCGATCGCAGCCGCGGACGCTCGCGCTGTCTCCGCGGAGGATCATGCGTCGCGCCTCAGAGCGACTTTGGGTTGGGCAATCGGGCTAGCCACTCTCGCAATCGGCTTCGTTGCCGTGCTGATTGGGCAGAAGCTGGCGAAGCTGATAACCCGCATGAGCGCAGCAATGCGTCAACTCGCGGCTGGGCAATTCGATGTCACACTGCCGGGTCTTGGGCGTTCAGACGAGATCGGCGACATGGCTCAGGCCATGGAAGAGTTTAAGGTCAGATCGAGGGAGAAACTGCAAGAAGAACTTGCGGTTAATCAGGAACAAGATCGCGCGGCCGCGAAGCGGCGCAAGGCGGAGCTTGGAGAGCTGGCCAGCACATTTGAATACGCCGTGAGCGGCGTCATCGATACAATGTCTTCCGCATCGACCGAGCTGGAGGCTTCCGCTCGAGAGCTGACGGATACGGCACACGTTACTCGGGAGATTTCTGATAACGTTGCTTCGGCGTCGGAGGAGGCGTCAGCCAATGTTCAGCTGGTTGCTGCCGCAACCGAAGAGATGATGGCATCCGCTTCCGAGATCGGCCGGCAGGTCGAGCAATCGACAGAGATCGCCAAGGGAGCCGTGCGCCAGGCTGAAGAAACGGATCGGCGGATGAAGCAGCTATCGGCTGCTGCAATCAAAGTCGGTGGCGTGGTTGACCTAATTGCAACGATCGCCAGGCAAACCAACCTCCTGGCGCTTAATGCAACAATCGAAGCTGCGCGGGCAGGCGGTGCCGGCCGCGGCTTTGCAGTTGTGGCGGTCGAGGTGAAGTCGTTAGCAACTCAGACGGCAAACGCGACCGTCGAAATTGGAGAACGGATTGCTGACATTCAAGCAGCGACACTGGAGTCAGTCAGCGCCATCACAGACATCGGAAATAGTATTGGCAGAATCTCACAAATCGCATCAGCGGTTGCCGTTGCGATCGATCAACAGGGCGCGGTAACGAAGGATATTGCCCAGAATATTCAGCGTGCGGCCGCGATGTCGACGGCGGTCGCGGGCAACATCCGGCAGGTTGCGCAGAAGGCGTCCGTTACAGGTGCATCATCGTCGCAGGTGCTGACATCTGCCAATGTGCTTGCCCGAACCAGCCTTCGCCTCAAAGTCGAAGCCGATGACTTTCTCGCCGGGATCCGATCATGA
- a CDS encoding 8-amino-7-oxononanoate synthase: MRSIQTARLSPYVAALNALNEDKRLRCLKPRGGIDFASNDYLALGSAPRIKKAMVAALEAGTPVGAGGSRLLRGNCEEHERLETEAAQFFGAETALFFGGGYIANFALLTTLPQRGDLLVLDSLVHASIHEGARAGRAECRIHAHNDPQSVEDAIRDWRTKGGTGRVWIVAESLYSMDGDFAPIEELVAIADRHDAFLIVDEAHATGAYGHQGRGLTAPYDRRENLIVVHTCGKALGAAGALVTASGILRDFMVNRCRPFIFATAPSPLMAVAVREALLILQNEPERQQRLAKLVAFAHRQITSLGLRTPSTSQIVPYIVGDNAHAIRLASALQARGFDIRGIRPPTVPAGTARLRISLTLNVGEEDVRAMLDALVEVTRGSFC, encoded by the coding sequence ATGCGGTCAATCCAAACAGCTAGACTTAGTCCCTACGTCGCAGCGTTGAATGCCTTGAACGAAGATAAACGGCTGCGCTGCCTCAAGCCGCGCGGGGGGATCGATTTCGCATCAAACGACTATCTGGCGCTCGGGAGCGCCCCGCGCATCAAAAAGGCGATGGTCGCCGCGCTCGAGGCGGGCACTCCGGTTGGAGCGGGCGGGTCGCGGCTTCTGCGCGGCAATTGCGAGGAGCACGAACGGCTCGAAACAGAAGCGGCTCAGTTCTTTGGCGCGGAGACAGCGCTTTTCTTTGGAGGCGGCTACATCGCAAATTTTGCTCTCCTGACAACGCTGCCGCAGCGCGGCGATCTGCTCGTTCTCGATTCGCTCGTGCACGCCAGTATTCACGAGGGGGCGCGGGCCGGCCGCGCAGAGTGCCGAATTCACGCGCACAATGATCCCCAGTCAGTCGAAGACGCAATTCGCGACTGGCGAACCAAAGGTGGAACGGGCCGCGTCTGGATTGTGGCCGAAAGTCTCTACAGTATGGATGGCGACTTCGCTCCAATCGAAGAGCTGGTGGCAATCGCCGATCGCCATGACGCATTTCTGATCGTGGATGAGGCTCATGCCACAGGCGCTTACGGGCATCAGGGACGAGGGCTTACGGCCCCTTATGACAGGCGCGAAAATCTCATCGTCGTTCATACCTGCGGCAAAGCGCTCGGTGCGGCGGGTGCACTTGTTACGGCCTCCGGCATCCTGCGCGATTTCATGGTCAACCGGTGCCGTCCGTTTATTTTTGCCACCGCCCCATCACCATTGATGGCCGTTGCCGTTCGAGAGGCACTCCTCATCCTGCAGAACGAGCCGGAGCGACAGCAACGGCTGGCCAAACTCGTTGCGTTCGCGCATCGGCAGATCACCTCGCTTGGTTTGCGCACGCCATCGACCTCTCAGATCGTGCCGTACATCGTGGGTGACAATGCTCATGCAATACGACTTGCCTCTGCTCTGCAGGCCCGCGGCTTCGATATCCGCGGAATTCGGCCGCCAACCGTCCCTGCAGGCACCGCCCGTTTGCGAATTTCGTTGACACTCAATGTTGGGGAAGAGGACGTGCGCGCAATGCTCGATGCGCTGGTTGAGGTAACGAGGGGCTCGTTTTGTTGA
- the panB gene encoding 3-methyl-2-oxobutanoate hydroxymethyltransferase encodes MSHSSEQPLERVTIPALQQWKDKGRRVVMTTAYDAVAARIADPIVEIILVGDSVGNVCLGFDNTLPVSVAMMNHHLEAVARTRPRALLVADMPFLSYHLSQEETLRNAGGFLQRGADAVKLEGGAKRLAMVRALVDCEIPVMGHLGLTPQSVNVMGGFKVQGRNADDALRLLDDAHRLQEAGCFALVLEGIPAELAARATESLRIPTIGIGAGSSCSGQVLVFHDVLGFSEGHRAKFVRAYANGFQLMQEALSRWAADVRDGAFPSPQESYRLPEDLRDTIANWTPSSSI; translated from the coding sequence ATGAGCCACAGTTCAGAGCAGCCTCTAGAACGTGTCACGATTCCGGCACTGCAGCAGTGGAAGGATAAAGGACGGCGTGTCGTGATGACCACCGCCTACGATGCGGTTGCGGCGCGCATCGCGGATCCCATTGTCGAGATCATCCTAGTCGGCGATAGCGTCGGAAACGTCTGCCTGGGATTCGACAACACGCTGCCCGTCAGCGTGGCCATGATGAATCATCACCTGGAGGCTGTTGCGCGCACAAGGCCTCGAGCCTTGCTCGTGGCCGATATGCCGTTTCTTAGCTATCACCTCAGCCAAGAGGAGACGCTACGTAACGCCGGCGGTTTTCTGCAGCGTGGCGCCGATGCCGTGAAACTCGAGGGCGGAGCCAAGCGTCTCGCAATGGTGCGCGCTTTGGTCGATTGCGAAATTCCCGTAATGGGCCACCTTGGCCTCACTCCGCAGAGTGTCAATGTCATGGGTGGATTCAAGGTGCAGGGCCGCAACGCCGATGATGCCTTGCGTCTGCTCGATGATGCCCACCGTTTGCAGGAAGCCGGATGCTTCGCTCTCGTCCTGGAGGGGATCCCGGCCGAGCTCGCCGCGCGCGCAACTGAGTCCTTGAGGATACCGACCATCGGGATCGGAGCGGGGTCGAGTTGCTCGGGCCAAGTGCTCGTATTCCATGACGTATTGGGATTCTCTGAAGGCCATCGGGCCAAATTTGTTCGAGCCTATGCCAACGGCTTTCAGTTGATGCAGGAGGCACTGTCGCGCTGGGCTGCCGATGTTCGTGACGGTGCATTCCCCTCGCCACAAGAGTCCTATCGGCTTCCCGAGGACCTTCGCGACACGATCGCAAACTGGACTCCGTCCAGCTCAATCTGA
- the bioD gene encoding dethiobiotin synthase, which yields MNKRIVVTGTDTGVGKTVFSAGLAGLLGANYWKPVQAGLEQETDSECVRRLGGLSSDRIVPELYRLRTPASPYYSAEIDGVRIDTETLGLPNSGEQQLVIEGAGGLMVPLTARTLFIDIFERWQLPVVLCARTGLGTINHSLLSIEALRKRQIRILGIAFIGERNAETESAICEIGRVRWLGRLPWLVPLTDDRLQAAFKNSFVSSDFLNL from the coding sequence TTGAATAAGAGGATCGTCGTGACTGGTACGGACACTGGGGTCGGCAAAACGGTATTTTCCGCAGGGCTCGCCGGCCTTCTCGGCGCGAATTACTGGAAGCCGGTCCAGGCTGGGCTCGAACAAGAGACCGACTCCGAGTGCGTCCGCCGCCTCGGCGGCCTCTCGTCCGATCGGATTGTCCCGGAGCTCTATCGACTTCGGACGCCTGCGTCGCCCTATTACTCCGCGGAGATCGACGGCGTTCGCATAGACACAGAGACGCTTGGATTGCCGAACAGCGGCGAGCAGCAGCTCGTGATCGAGGGCGCCGGCGGACTCATGGTGCCGCTGACAGCGCGCACTCTTTTCATCGACATCTTCGAGCGCTGGCAGCTTCCCGTTGTGCTTTGCGCAAGGACGGGACTGGGCACAATCAATCACTCCCTGCTCTCCATAGAGGCTCTGCGAAAGCGTCAGATTCGAATCCTTGGAATTGCGTTCATTGGCGAAAGAAACGCCGAAACTGAAAGCGCGATTTGCGAGATCGGGAGAGTGCGTTGGTTGGGGCGGCTCCCGTGGCTTGTTCCCCTCACGGACGATAGGCTGCAGGCCGCTTTCAAGAACTCCTTTGTTAGCAGTGATTTCCTGAACCTATGA
- a CDS encoding GntR family transcriptional regulator — MITADNMTTVARIADSIAERIISGALEPGAPLRQDHVAREFNSSHVPVREAFRQLQAQHLVVAVPRRGVRVAPLDTHSVKEIAEMRAALEVVALRHSGPRLTTAHLARIELALTEGDNAKTIEEFEMANRAFHQALVAPCGMPRLLASLDGLQLANSRLVFAMARSVGWRPRSNQDHRLILQALRTRNIDQACNLLTRHIQTIERLALPAS; from the coding sequence ATGATCACTGCTGACAACATGACGACGGTCGCGCGCATCGCGGACTCGATCGCTGAGCGCATTATCAGCGGCGCCTTAGAGCCAGGCGCGCCACTTCGTCAGGATCACGTTGCACGAGAATTCAATTCCAGCCACGTCCCGGTGCGCGAGGCCTTTCGGCAGCTGCAGGCACAACATCTTGTTGTCGCTGTGCCGCGTCGCGGTGTTCGGGTGGCCCCGCTCGATACCCACTCAGTGAAGGAGATCGCCGAAATGCGCGCCGCGCTCGAAGTGGTGGCATTGCGCCATTCGGGGCCAAGGCTCACAACAGCTCATTTGGCTCGGATCGAGCTCGCCTTGACCGAAGGAGACAATGCAAAGACGATCGAGGAGTTTGAAATGGCCAACCGCGCCTTTCATCAAGCCTTGGTCGCCCCCTGCGGAATGCCGCGTCTGCTCGCGAGCCTCGATGGACTGCAGCTTGCCAATTCTCGATTGGTGTTCGCGATGGCGCGGTCGGTGGGCTGGCGACCGCGCTCCAATCAAGATCACCGCCTGATTCTGCAAGCCTTGCGAACGCGCAACATCGATCAAGCCTGTAACCTGCTTACGCGACACATTCAAACCATTGAGCGCCTTGCGCTTCCGGCGTCCTGA
- the bioB gene encoding biotin synthase BioB yields the protein MDAAAQIQRKEASNGAQVRNDWIVEEAKALYDLPFADLMLQAQRAHRKNFDPNHVETASLLSIKTGGCPEDCGYCSQSAHYETGLKATRLMRCADVIATAQRAKDAGATRFCMAAAWRTPKDRDLDSVCDMVNAVKGLGMETCVTLGMLTPNQAARLAEAGLDFYNHNVDTSPEFYSKIITTRSLQDRIDTLAHVRDAGIKICCGGIIGMGERVEDRLGMLVLLANLPNHPESVPINLWNKVKGVPVEDTAEPPDPIALVRLVATARIMMPRSVVRLSAGRQYMTDELQALCFLAGANSIFIGDVLLTTKNPKVDRDADLLARLGITSGLA from the coding sequence ATGGATGCTGCTGCGCAAATCCAACGGAAGGAAGCAAGCAACGGGGCACAGGTTCGTAATGATTGGATCGTCGAAGAGGCTAAGGCGCTCTACGACCTTCCTTTTGCCGACCTGATGCTTCAGGCGCAGCGCGCTCATCGCAAGAACTTCGATCCAAACCACGTCGAAACCGCGAGCCTGCTCAGCATCAAGACCGGGGGCTGTCCGGAAGACTGCGGCTACTGCTCGCAAAGCGCGCATTACGAGACCGGCCTGAAAGCCACCCGACTGATGCGTTGCGCAGATGTGATTGCGACCGCGCAGCGCGCGAAGGATGCCGGCGCGACGCGCTTCTGCATGGCCGCGGCCTGGCGCACGCCAAAAGATCGCGATCTCGATTCCGTCTGCGACATGGTCAACGCGGTCAAAGGACTCGGCATGGAAACGTGCGTCACGCTCGGCATGCTGACACCGAACCAGGCCGCGCGCCTCGCCGAGGCCGGCCTTGACTTCTACAATCACAACGTCGACACATCGCCCGAGTTTTACAGCAAGATCATCACCACCCGCAGCCTGCAGGACCGCATCGATACGCTGGCGCATGTGCGCGATGCCGGCATCAAGATCTGCTGCGGCGGGATTATCGGCATGGGCGAGCGCGTCGAGGACCGCCTAGGTATGCTCGTGCTGCTCGCCAATCTTCCCAACCATCCCGAAAGCGTGCCGATTAACCTGTGGAACAAGGTCAAGGGCGTGCCGGTGGAAGATACCGCGGAGCCTCCCGATCCGATCGCGCTGGTCCGCCTGGTGGCGACCGCGCGGATCATGATGCCGAGGAGCGTGGTTCGCTTGTCCGCCGGGCGGCAATACATGACCGATGAATTGCAGGCGCTTTGCTTCTTGGCCGGCGCAAATTCGATCTTCATCGGCGACGTGCTATTGACCACCAAAAACCCGAAAGTTGATCGCGACGCGGATCTGCTGGCCCGGCTCGGCATCACGTCCGGGCTCGCCTGA
- a CDS encoding S1/P1 nuclease, with product MRAVWLAWLVLGVSVSQAWSWGQEGHAIVAEIAQRRLDPATLGKIEGLLAQEAPGLDHPNVTLASIASWADDYRADHKDTAGWHFVDMPDDRSTYDPDADCKNGNCVVEAIARFRAVLGDCSKPASERLQALKFIVHFVGDIHQPLHASDRSDAYTGKDDQGGNLVPVTFFGQTTNLHTLWDTGLIMRTVYNWGAYVVRLETVWFPGRDLTGLKGGSPAEWAVDAHRLGHEIAYDIPDDGVLGVKYFSKASPIVDRQLALAGIRLAQLLRDTLATAACQ from the coding sequence ATGAGAGCTGTCTGGCTCGCGTGGCTCGTGCTCGGTGTGTCGGTCTCGCAGGCTTGGTCCTGGGGGCAGGAAGGCCATGCAATTGTCGCCGAGATCGCGCAGCGACGGCTCGATCCCGCCACGCTCGGCAAAATTGAGGGCCTGCTTGCGCAGGAAGCTCCTGGTCTAGATCACCCCAACGTAACACTTGCTTCAATCGCCAGTTGGGCTGACGACTACCGTGCCGACCATAAGGATACGGCAGGTTGGCATTTCGTGGACATGCCGGATGATCGATCAACCTACGATCCGGATGCTGACTGCAAAAACGGCAATTGTGTCGTCGAGGCTATTGCGCGCTTTCGGGCTGTCCTGGGTGATTGCTCGAAGCCGGCATCCGAACGACTCCAGGCCTTGAAGTTCATTGTTCATTTCGTGGGCGACATTCACCAGCCTCTGCACGCTTCGGACCGGTCGGACGCCTACACAGGAAAGGACGATCAAGGCGGCAATCTTGTCCCGGTGACGTTCTTCGGACAGACCACGAACCTGCATACGCTCTGGGATACTGGCCTGATTATGCGCACCGTTTACAACTGGGGCGCCTATGTCGTCCGGCTTGAAACGGTCTGGTTTCCGGGGCGCGACTTGACCGGGTTGAAGGGTGGCTCGCCTGCCGAGTGGGCCGTCGATGCGCACAGGCTTGGCCACGAAATTGCTTATGACATTCCTGACGATGGAGTTTTAGGGGTGAAGTATTTTTCGAAAGCATCTCCGATTGTTGATCGCCAACTGGCCCTGGCTGGAATACGGCTGGCTCAGTTACTCAGGGACACGCTGGCCACGGCAGCGTGCCAGTAA
- the panD gene encoding aspartate 1-decarboxylase, which produces MQITLMKGKIHRASVTEADLHYEGSISIDRTLLEAAGMVINERVEIYNVETGTRFATYVIEAPPRSGTISLNGAAARLAMPGDKIIIVAYASFDEAEAKIFKPRVVRVDRDNRILAS; this is translated from the coding sequence ATGCAGATAACTTTGATGAAGGGCAAAATCCATCGTGCCTCGGTGACCGAAGCTGATCTGCACTATGAAGGCTCGATCTCGATAGATCGTACGCTCCTGGAGGCAGCAGGAATGGTGATCAACGAGCGCGTCGAAATCTACAATGTCGAAACAGGAACGCGCTTTGCCACCTACGTGATCGAGGCGCCGCCGAGGTCTGGCACGATAAGCCTGAACGGTGCGGCCGCCCGACTGGCGATGCCCGGAGACAAGATCATTATCGTTGCATATGCCTCGTTTGACGAGGCCGAAGCAAAGATATTCAAGCCACGCGTTGTGCGTGTGGACCGAGACAATCGCATCCTAGCAAGTTGA
- the panC gene encoding pantoate--beta-alanine ligase, translating to MQTVTTIAELRRALAKARNTDRRVGFVPTMGYLHEGHLALVTASRAQCDVTVVSIFVNPTQFGPNEDLNTYPRDFLRDEKLCRDAGVAIVFAPGAQEVYPAQFETFVEPGELAKPLCGAFRPGHFRGVATVVCKLFNMVQPDVAFFGQKDFQQCAVVRRMAIDLNLPIEIVTVPTVREADGLAMSSRNRYLNKEKRRQAVAISRALLAAESAFKAGERDVEKLVTISRRHLNEVDRVQYVELIDADTLKAVASPLTRPAALCAAVYVGSTRLIDNVILKPEAKCLKLSAQAADLDWL from the coding sequence ATGCAAACAGTAACGACGATCGCAGAGCTCCGCCGCGCTCTCGCAAAGGCTCGCAATACTGACAGGCGCGTCGGCTTCGTGCCGACAATGGGCTATCTGCATGAGGGTCATCTGGCGCTTGTCACCGCGAGCCGGGCGCAATGCGACGTCACGGTCGTTAGCATCTTCGTCAACCCGACCCAGTTCGGACCGAACGAGGATCTCAACACCTATCCGCGCGACTTCCTGCGCGATGAAAAACTGTGCCGCGATGCGGGTGTTGCGATCGTCTTTGCGCCTGGTGCGCAGGAGGTCTATCCGGCTCAATTTGAGACCTTTGTTGAACCGGGTGAACTTGCAAAACCACTGTGCGGAGCGTTCAGACCTGGACACTTTCGCGGTGTCGCAACTGTCGTCTGCAAGCTGTTCAATATGGTGCAGCCGGATGTCGCGTTTTTCGGACAGAAGGACTTTCAGCAATGCGCGGTTGTACGACGCATGGCGATCGACCTTAATCTTCCCATCGAGATCGTCACGGTGCCTACCGTGCGCGAAGCTGACGGGCTCGCGATGAGCAGTCGCAACCGCTATCTCAACAAAGAGAAGCGTCGGCAGGCGGTTGCGATCAGTCGCGCTCTGCTCGCGGCAGAGTCCGCGTTTAAGGCCGGCGAGCGTGACGTCGAGAAGCTCGTAACAATTTCCAGGCGGCATTTGAATGAAGTCGATCGGGTGCAGTACGTTGAGCTCATCGATGCCGACACTCTCAAGGCGGTCGCGAGCCCCTTGACTCGCCCTGCGGCTCTTTGCGCGGCAGTCTACGTCGGCTCGACCCGCCTGATCGACAATGTAATCCTCAAGCCGGAAGCGAAATGCCTTAAGCTGAGCGCGCAAGCAGCCGATCTTGATTGGCTTTGA
- a CDS encoding HU family DNA-binding protein codes for MAKMTKNQLIDAIAEGAQISKTDVKAVIEQLATVGYKELNESGEFVIPGFVKMSVVNKPATEARSGINPFTKEPMEFAAKPASKSVKASPLKVAKDAVAV; via the coding sequence ATGGCAAAAATGACGAAGAACCAGCTAATTGACGCGATTGCTGAAGGAGCGCAGATATCCAAGACTGACGTAAAGGCCGTCATCGAGCAGCTGGCGACGGTAGGCTACAAGGAGTTGAACGAGTCCGGCGAGTTCGTCATTCCCGGCTTCGTCAAAATGTCGGTCGTGAACAAACCCGCTACGGAAGCCCGCAGCGGCATTAATCCTTTTACGAAGGAGCCGATGGAGTTCGCGGCCAAGCCGGCCAGCAAATCGGTTAAAGCGTCTCCGCTCAAGGTTGCCAAAGACGCAGTAGCGGTATGA
- a CDS encoding adenosylmethionine--8-amino-7-oxononanoate transaminase: MKIAKRSPIWHPFTQHALQRDMTKVLRGEGAYLYTEDGRRLIDAISSWWVVTHGHCHPYIVNAIREQAGNLNQIIFAGYTHDAAEQVATELLKVTSPALEHVFFSDSGSTSVEVALKMALGYWHNTGKQRTQIVVMQHSYHGDTIGAMSVGSRGVFNAAYGALMFEVTSIPFPARNREQIALDALESACRNEHPAAFIVEPLILGAGGMLMYSPSVLREMKRICEAFDVLFIADEVMTGWGRTGTLFACEQADVTPDIACYSKGLTAGALPLAVTLCRADIFDAHYSEDRTRTFFHSSSYAANPVACAAAKANLDLWQDQEYRRRVASLARMQEQALAPFRADSRFANVRRAGTVTALELNTSDAGYLADIGPKLLAFFQARNLVLRPLGNTIYVMPPYCVTAADLDEIYAAIGDAADLLMRGA, from the coding sequence ATGAAGATAGCCAAGAGGTCGCCGATCTGGCACCCGTTCACGCAGCATGCTCTACAGCGGGACATGACGAAAGTGCTGCGGGGAGAGGGGGCTTATCTCTACACCGAAGATGGCCGCCGCCTTATCGATGCAATCTCCTCCTGGTGGGTCGTGACCCACGGCCATTGCCATCCATACATCGTGAACGCGATCCGAGAGCAGGCAGGCAACCTCAACCAGATCATCTTCGCCGGATACACTCACGACGCGGCTGAGCAAGTTGCGACGGAACTATTGAAAGTCACCTCCCCGGCGCTCGAGCATGTGTTCTTCTCCGATAGCGGATCGACCAGCGTCGAAGTCGCGCTGAAAATGGCGCTCGGTTACTGGCACAATACCGGAAAACAGCGAACCCAAATTGTGGTGATGCAGCACTCGTACCATGGCGACACGATCGGGGCGATGTCGGTAGGCAGCCGAGGCGTCTTCAACGCGGCCTACGGGGCGCTGATGTTCGAGGTAACCTCGATTCCGTTCCCGGCAAGAAATCGTGAGCAAATAGCGCTCGATGCGCTTGAAAGCGCGTGTCGAAACGAACATCCAGCGGCCTTTATCGTGGAGCCCCTGATATTGGGCGCCGGTGGAATGCTGATGTATTCTCCCTCGGTGCTAAGAGAGATGAAGCGGATCTGCGAAGCCTTCGACGTCCTGTTCATTGCCGACGAGGTCATGACGGGCTGGGGCCGGACGGGTACCTTGTTTGCGTGTGAGCAGGCCGATGTCACGCCCGATATTGCCTGCTATTCGAAAGGCCTCACGGCTGGGGCGCTGCCGCTCGCCGTCACACTCTGTCGTGCCGATATTTTCGATGCGCATTATTCCGAAGATCGTACGCGTACGTTTTTTCATTCGAGCTCATATGCGGCCAATCCAGTGGCTTGCGCCGCCGCCAAGGCCAATCTGGACCTATGGCAGGATCAGGAATATCGCCGGCGGGTGGCATCCTTGGCCAGAATGCAAGAACAGGCACTCGCGCCATTCCGCGCCGATTCACGGTTCGCAAACGTCCGACGGGCAGGAACAGTCACAGCGCTTGAACTCAATACGAGCGATGCCGGCTATCTGGCGGACATCGGTCCGAAGCTTCTGGCGTTCTTCCAAGCGCGGAATCTGGTGTTACGCCCACTCGGTAACACGATCTACGTGATGCCGCCTTACTGCGTTACGGCGGCCGACCTTGATGAAATCTATGCTGCCATCGGTGACGCTGCTGACTTGCTGATGCGAGGTGCATGA